tagagacagggttttgccatgttggcgaggctggtctcaaactcctgacattaggtaatctgctcgcctcagcctcccaaagtgctgggattacaggtgtgagccaccgcacatggcctaATTCAGTTTTATGAAAGGACTTTGAAATACATTGTCTTACTTGTCCTCCATATCTACCTAGAGAAGTAGGTAGAATATCATTATTGCCCACTTTTCATAAATgaagaggagaaaatggagaaacGGGGCATCAGACCTGGGACTTGAAACCAGGTTTCCAGACTCTGAACGCTGTTGCTGCCTCTCAGCTTCCTAAATCCTTTGGCTGCTGCGAGTGGGAGTCCCAAGCCCCAGCGGTGGCCCCCCCTCTGCCTACTCCTGGCTCCTCACTTGCGGCCCAGCTGTGAAGGCAGAGGCTGGACTGGCCACAGGACAAGGCAGGAGACAGGGCCCAGGCCTGTGGACTCCACTCCAGGGTTTCTTTCAGCCTGCCGCCCCGTCTGGGTTATTCTTTAGCCCCTGCTCCCCAGCAGGCCCCAAACTCTGATGCTGGGGTGCTGGCAGCTGTGATGTCCCAGCCCTGCTGCACATCTGCTGACTTCCCTCCTGGAGATTAGTGTGACCCCTCTTGCCAGACTTCAGAGATAGGAAGGGTTGCTCCCTACCTCTCTGGTGGGCAGGCCTCTGGGCTCTCCAGAGTTGGGCCAAACACCTCACTTTCCAGATAAAGGAAGTGGGGCACACCCAGGGGTAGAAACCGGCCTGAGGACTTCCAGCTGCTATTAGCCCCAGTTATGTACTCAGTTATGTACTCCAGCCCTTGGCTAGCAGCCTGGGATCAGGACCCAGGGGAGAGAAAAGCAGGAATTGGCCTCCCCCTGATATAGAAACATCTTGGTGAAGGGAGCTGAGCAGGCGCCACGCTGTCTCCCTGAGAGTGGCTCCCCACGAACAGTGCCTGGGCTTTGGCCAGACAAGCAGAGAGCTGCACACCAACTGCATCCTTGTGTTTACTTCTCGTAAAAGCCCACTGTGGAATTCTTACCATCTCCGTTTTATAGACGATGCAGAAATTGAGGTCGAGGAGCTTCAGTACTTTGCCCAAGCTCCCCTGGCTAGTCAGTGGCAGGCTGGGGTTGGGCTCCGAGTCTGTGTCATATTCACTACACCACACGACCCCAGCTGCATCAGCCCTCCTCCGGCCCTCCCTGGGCCCTGCTGGACTGTCTGTCTACCTTCAGGTCATGTGTCTCCAGCTCTTCCCAGCACAACCTCACCCTCATCAGGGCTCTGAGGGGGCAGAGAGGACAGGCCAGAGCAACGAGGCTGGATTGGGGACGTAGGCCAGCCGCACTGCCGTGGCCCACTGGGATGTATGCTGCAGGATGTGGGGAGGGAGCCTTCACCCTCGAGTGTGGCCCAGCCAATGTGCCCCATTGCTTCCACAGCTACAAAATGTGGGAACTGTGGACCCGGCTACTCCACCCCTCTGGAGGCCATGAAAGGTAATTGCCATGGTCTGAGAGCCAGTGCCCTACTGCTGATTCCACAGCCAGGGGTGGAGGGACTTCAGACCTAGCCCCCACCCTCTGGCACACCCAGCACTTCCCCTGCCCTTCCTTCTCACCCTGCCGTCCCTGCTGCCTGCATTCTACCCTGCAGGACCCAGAGAAGAGATCGTCTACCTGCCCTGCATTTACCGAAACACTGGCACTGAGGCCCCAGATTACCTGGCCACTGTGGATGTTGACCCCAAGTCTCCCCAGTATTGCCAGGTAAGGCAGGGCTTGGGCACCAGCTACTTTAAGAGCGTAGctgccctcctccctggcccTGGGGCCCCCCTTCCCAGCTCTATCCTTCTTGGCCCTCCCTGGGTATGGATGGGCAGGCTCAACCTGGGACAAGGGGAGTGCTGAAATCCAGCCTGTGCCGTGCTTCCAAACCAAAATAGGTCCACAGGGGCCCCTCTTCCAGAAGCGGACAGAGGCGTGGCCTGGAAGAGCACCCCATCTCCCCACATCCTAGGTCATCCACCGGCTGCCCATGCCCAACCTGAAGGATGAGCTGCATCACTCAGGATGGAACACCTGCAGCAGCTGCTTTGGTGATAGCAGCAAGTCGCGCACCAAGCTGGTGCTGCCCAGTCTCATCTCCTCTCGCATCTATGTGGTGGACGTGGGCTCTGAGCCCCGGGCCCCAAAGCTGCACAAGGCATGTCTTCTGCCCTTGCCAGCTCAGTAGACCACAAGACACCTGCCACCCCAGGCAGCCTACGGGCAGGAAGCCAGACCTAAACCAGCAGCCTCCAGCTCTTACACAGGATCTGGCTCGGCAGCAGGGAGGGAGGTTGGACTTCAGAGCAGAGTCTACCCAGGCATTCTGGGTCATCACCCTCCAGCACGGTGACCAGGGCactggagaagagggaggaggcttCTTGTTTTACTctgagagagggagggagccaTTTAGTCCCCCTATGCGGTTAGGAGCTCAGGGCTTCTTTTAAAAACTCCAGTCCCTCCCAACACTTTGTTTAGTGCACTCTTGGTGCCGAGCACGTACTGTGTTGTCTACTGGTAATACAGAGTTAACACAGGTCTGGGCCAGCCCGGGAGGAGCTTATGGTTTCACAGGGCTGCGTGTGCCTTCAGGACACACGGGGAAAGGTCAGCGCTTCCTGCCCGGGGAGTTATTAGCAATCTCTCTGACTTTCCCTTGCTGCTCTGTAGAAGTTACCAGACTGAATCTCTGTCATATTCCCACAGGGAGAGTTGTGTCCATGTTTTGAAGGAAAAGATGACAGAGTCAGCAGATAGAAGTAGGAGGAGTATGGCGGTTAAGAGCAGGGACTCCCAGTCCCGTATGATTCTGACACCATTCCCCACCCCTTCCAGGTCATTGAGCCCAAGGACATCCATGCCAAGTGCGAACTGGCCTTTCTCCACACCAGCCACTGCCTGGCCAGCGGGGAGGTGATGATCAGCTCCCTGGGAGACCTCAAGGGCAATGGCAAAGGTACCTGCCAGCATATGTGCTCATGAAAACTTCCATAGCTGTGAAATGTGGAAAGCATTGTTCTGTGGGAGGAGCAGAATGGAAGGGGAGGGATGGAATGACTTTCCAAGGAGAACCAGTGAGCTGGATCCCAGTCAGTATTTTAAATGTTAGCAAGTAACTTCAGTTTTGAATATTTCTATTAAGATGAGTCTTCACTGATGAATTCAGTTCAAAGTTATAgtcaaaacaggccaggtgtggtgctttacacctataatcccagcacttcaagaggccgaggccagcggatcgcctgagctcaggaattccaaaccagcctggccaacatggtgaaaccccgtctgtgtGTTGTCTGCCGATAACACAGAGTTGGCACTGGCAactctgcactaaaaatacacaaattagctgggtgtggtggtgcaggcctgtaaccCCCActtctcaagaggctgaggtaggaggatcacctgagcccagggaggtcgaggctgcaatgagctgtaatTGAACCACAGCATTTCAGCTTGGGCgtcagagtgagaccttatctcaaaaaaaatgtagtGAGCAGAATGGAGCTTAGACTCTGGGAGGAATCCCACTCCAAAAGTGGGAGGCTGGACAACAGAATACCAGGTACTGAGTCCCAGAAGATATTGTAGGAGAAACATttctgctgtggtctgagagagggATGAAGTTGATAGGAGACAGGGGCACTAGGGTAAAGCACCCCCTGCCACCTGGCCACCTTTGAATGCCTGGGTGAGACCCTTTGGAtgcctgaattttttatttactttttcttttcctttttttttttgagatggagtctcgctctgttgcccaggctgctggtgtgcagtggcgcaatctcagctcactccaacctccacctcactggttcaagctcctgagtagctgggattacaggcacgtgacaccatgcctgggtaattttttgtatttttgatagagacagggtttcaccatgttggccaggctgttcttgaactcctgacctcaagtgatccgcccgcctcagcctcccacagtgctgggattacgggtatgagacactgtgcccCCAGCCATGGATGCCTGAATTTAAGGAGCTGGCAAATCCAGCAGTGGAGGTGGAGGTAATGGGCTTTCAGCCTCTTAGACATGCCTGGGGGAGAGGGCTGGAGGGTGGGGTTAGTGTCTCTACTGCCTCTATCTGCCACCCTACTTACTTCCCTGTTCAGGGGGTTTTGTGCTGCTGGATGGGGAGACATTCGAGGTGAAGGGGACATGGGAGCGACCTGGGGGTGCTGCGCCATTGGGCTATGACTTCTGGTACCAGCCTCGACACAATGTCATGATCAGCACTGAGTGGGCAGCTCCCAATGTCTTACGAGATGGCTTCAACCCTGCTGATGTGGAGGCTGGTGAGAATCCCCCCATGGGCCAGCAGGAGCCTTGGGCCCACATCCCCTTGCTTTCTGCTCCAAATCTCCCAGCCCCGCACTTCCCTCCTGTGGCCCCAGAATCTGAGGGAGATGGCATAGGATGCACTGCATGCTCAGATTGCTCAAGCGTCCTCCTGATCCCTCCAATCCATTTCTTAACCTTCTGCCCTGGTTAGTGGCCTGTCTGCCCATGCCTTCCAACCCCTGATGCTGAGCCTATCCTCcggccccactcccaccccagggcTGTACGGGAGCCACTTATATGTATGGGACTGGCAGCGCCATGAGATCGtgcagaccctgtctctaaaagatgGGCTTATTCCATTGGAGATCCGCTTCCTGCACAACCCAGATGCTGCCCAAGGCTTTGTGGGCTGCGCACTCAGCTCCACCATCCAGCGCTTCTACAAGAACGAGGTGACATACGCCCTCTGGCCCTCCCCTCCCAGTAGTTTTGTCAGCAGCTCTACCTAAGCAGGCTTCTGTAATGGTGCTCCCAGGCATCTCCAGGAACGAAAAAAACGAGGCTGCATGCcttgtctctcttctctcagTGGTAGGCCAACTTCTGCCTGAACCCTAACTGgccatatttattcattcattcaaaaactaCTCAGTGAAtttctgtgctgggcactgtgctatGTTTTGGGAATGCAGTGATGAAGCAGACACAACCCCTGCCTAAAGGGGCTTGCATGGAGTTAGATCCTAGTGGAAAGAAGGCCGGTCATCTATTCTCTCCCTCCCAGGTCTGGGCAACCCAGATCTAACCCTCAGTCCCCAATTCTGATAGGCTCACCTCTCTGCCAGCTAACCTAACCCTCCACCCCTCAACGTAGGGAGGTACTTGGTCAGTGGAGAAGGTGATCCAGGTGCCCCCCAAGAAAGTGAAGGGCTGGCTGCTGCCCGAAATGCCAGGTGAGTGCCTAGGGCACGGGAAAGTTGATTCTtggcctgggaaacaagagtccTTAAAGGCTCTACTCGCCTCCGCCCCCAGGCCTGATCACCGACATCCTGCTGTCCCTGGATGACCGCTTCCTGTACTTCAGCAACTGGCTGCATGGGGACCTGAGGCAGTATGACGTCTCTGATCCACAGAGACCCCGCCTCACAGGACAGGTGGGGGCCCTGGCAGGAGGagcagaagggaaggaaggaaggaaggataagaGAATCTGGGGATGGGGTGGATGGTCTGAAGCAGCTGGCGGATGATGAGGGAGGTGCAGGAAAAGCAGACATGTGGGCTGCGGGACAGCGAAGGCCCAGGACTGTCCAGGCCAGGGATGGGCATGCAGAGCATGTCTGAAAGGAAAGAGGGATCCCAGTCAGGCAAGCTGCTCTTCCTGCAACATGTGCGCCTCCCACTACGGTCCTCCTTATCCTCTGCACCTCCCCATCCAGCTCTTCCTCGGGGGCAGCATCGTTAAGGGAGGCCCCGTGCAAGTGCTAGAGGACCAGGAACTAAAGTCCCAGCCAGAGCCCCTGGTGGTCAAGGTAAGAGCCTCTCCCCCTACTTGCTGGACTCCTCAGACCCATGCTTGAGGAATATGTGGGGGAGCAGCTGAGCATGCTCTTGGATTTGGGGTGGTGCCTAGGATCTGTGTGTTACCCTGGGCTCTGACCCCTGGTTTTCCCAAGGGAAAACGGGTGGCTGGAGGCCCTCAGATGATCCAGCTCAGCCTGGACGGGAAGCGCCTCTACGTGACCACGTCGCTGTACAGCGCCTGGGACAAGCAGTTTTACCCTGATCTCATCAGGTGAGAAGCAGACACATGGGCTCACCTCCCCAGCCCTCCTCTTCCAGAGGGGTCGTTTGGCTTTCTGAAGACTCCTTAGGGAGACCCGTGTACCCCACCACACAGATGGCCCATCAAGACCCTGGTCATTCCTTGTTCCTCAGGAGCCTTCCCCTAAAATCTCTGACTTCTCCCTTACCCCATTCCCCTTTTCCACCAGGGAAGGCTCTGTGATGCTGCAGGTTGATGTAGACACAGTAAAAGGAGGGCTGAAGTTGAACCCCAACTTCCTGGTGGACTTCGGGAAGGAGCCTCTAGGCCCAGCCCTCGCCCATGAACTCCGCTACCCTGGGGGCGATTGTAGCTCTGACATCTGGATTTGAACTCCACCCTCATCACCCTCAGTCCATATTTTGAGCCCTCACTTCCTTGGGGACCTGGCTTCATTCTGCTCTCTCTTGGCACCCAACCCTTGGCAGCATGTACCACACAGCCAAGCTGAGACTGTGGCAACGTGTTGAGTGGTATCCATTTACCGACCACTGTTGCTTGTTGCTCACTGTGCTTCTTTTCCATGAGCTCTTGGAGGCACCAAGAAATAAACTGTTGACCCTGTTCTTCAGATGGCCTTGTCTTTGGGGGCCTGAggcctgtgtctcctcttctgtctacGCTTTGTATCTTGTACAAGAAAAGGCTAAAGAGGCCTCTGGGGGGGGTTATGGTAACTAGTTCACACCAGTGATGCTAATAATGCCAAAATCTCACTTTTATGGCCAGACAGAATCTGAAAATTTTGGGGATGATTGTCACAAGGAGACCTGGGGGTAGAGAATGTAAATTTGTGtttctgaagttttgtttttttaacccaTGCTTTCTTTTAATGAACCTAAAAATCTCACCCATCACTCCCAAGACAATGTAATATGCTCCCTCACACACAGGAGACCCCAGGACCCCTGTTCTGTATAGTGTAATAAATTTCCACTGATGGCAAGACTACTGGGAGAACTCAGTTGTTGGGAGGTTTATTAGGCTgctcttgcattgctgtaaagaaatacctgagactgggtaatttataaagaaaagaggtttaattggctcatggttctgcaggctctacaggaagcatgacGCTGGCATCtgcccagcttctcgggaggcctcaggaaacttacagtcgtggcagaaggtgaaggaggagcacaAACATCACATAGCCAGAGTaggagcaagagacagagagagtgagggggaggtgccacacacttttaaacaatcagatctcaggagaacccACTCATGATCTCGAGGATAGTACCAAGGTggggtggtgctaaaccatttatgagaaacccatcccccatgatccagtcatctcccaccaggccccacctccaacactgggaattacaatttgacatgagatttgttGGAGACACAGgttcaaaccatatcattctgctgctgctccctcccaaatctcacatccttTTCacctttcaaaatacaatcatgcctttccaataatccccaaagtctttttttttttttttttttttttgagatggagtctcgctctgtcgcccaggctggggtgcagtggccggatcttagctcactgcaagctccgcctcccgggtttaggctattctcctgcctcagcctcccgagtagctgggactacaggcgcccgccacctcgcccggctagttttttggattttttagtagagatggggtttcacggtgttagccaggatggtctcgatctcctgacctcgtgatccgcccgtctcggcctcccaaagtgctgggattacaggcttgagccaccgcgcccggccaatccccaaagtcttaattcattccagcattaacttaaaagtccaaagcccaaagtctcatctgagaaaaagcaagtcccttccacctataagcctgtaaaataaaaaacaagttagttactcccaagatacaatgggagtataggcattgggtaaatactcccatGCCAAAAGGGAGAAATGAGCCAAATGAAAGGGGCttcaggccccatgcaagtccaaaacccagcagggcagttgttaaatattaatactccagaataatctcctttgatgCCATGTCCCAaatccagggcacactggtgctaggggtgggctcccaaggccttgggctctgcccctgtggttttgcagggttcagcccccATGACTGCtctcatgggctggtgttgagtgcctgtggcttttccagctGCAGGGTGCCAGCTggcagtggatctaccattctggggtctggaagacagtggccctcttctcacagctctactaggcagcaccccagtggggactctgtgtgggcactccaaccccacatttctcctcCACCCCACCCTAGTAAAGGTTCTCCATAAGTGTTCTGCCTCTGTAGCAGGCTTCTGCTTGGAGCCCAGGCTtctccatacatcctctgaaatctaggcggaagctcccaagcctcaactcttgcactcTGCACAGGTTCAGGcttaacaccacgtggaagctgccaaggcttaggtTTGCACTCTCTGGAGCAGTGGCCCAAGCTACACCTGGGCCCCTTTGAGCCACCacctggagctggagcagctggaatgcAGGGAGCAGTACAGAGCAAGGGGGCCCTGGacatggcccacaaaaccattcagtcctcctaggcctctggacctgtgatgggaggagctgctgcaaaggtctctgaaataccTTTGAGGCCTCCCACCAGGCTCtacctccaacactagggattaccACTGAACATGAGATATGatggagacacagatccaaaccatatcaggaggtTAAATGTGTCACCTCTA
This region of Macaca fascicularis isolate 582-1 chromosome 1, T2T-MFA8v1.1 genomic DNA includes:
- the SELENBP1 gene encoding methanethiol oxidase isoform X1 is translated as MLQDVGREPSPSSVAQPMCPIASTATKCGNCGPGYSTPLEAMKGPREEIVYLPCIYRNTGTEAPDYLATVDVDPKSPQYCQVIHRLPMPNLKDELHHSGWNTCSSCFGDSSKSRTKLVLPSLISSRIYVVDVGSEPRAPKLHKVIEPKDIHAKCELAFLHTSHCLASGEVMISSLGDLKGNGKGGFVLLDGETFEVKGTWERPGGAAPLGYDFWYQPRHNVMISTEWAAPNVLRDGFNPADVEAGLYGSHLYVWDWQRHEIVQTLSLKDGLIPLEIRFLHNPDAAQGFVGCALSSTIQRFYKNEGGTWSVEKVIQVPPKKVKGWLLPEMPGLITDILLSLDDRFLYFSNWLHGDLRQYDVSDPQRPRLTGQLFLGGSIVKGGPVQVLEDQELKSQPEPLVVKGKRVAGGPQMIQLSLDGKRLYVTTSLYSAWDKQFYPDLIREGSVMLQVDVDTVKGGLKLNPNFLVDFGKEPLGPALAHELRYPGGDCSSDIWI
- the SELENBP1 gene encoding methanethiol oxidase isoform X2; translated protein: MATKCGNCGPGYSTPLEAMKGPREEIVYLPCIYRNTGTEAPDYLATVDVDPKSPQYCQVIHRLPMPNLKDELHHSGWNTCSSCFGDSSKSRTKLVLPSLISSRIYVVDVGSEPRAPKLHKVIEPKDIHAKCELAFLHTSHCLASGEVMISSLGDLKGNGKGGFVLLDGETFEVKGTWERPGGAAPLGYDFWYQPRHNVMISTEWAAPNVLRDGFNPADVEAGLYGSHLYVWDWQRHEIVQTLSLKDGLIPLEIRFLHNPDAAQGFVGCALSSTIQRFYKNEGGTWSVEKVIQVPPKKVKGWLLPEMPGLITDILLSLDDRFLYFSNWLHGDLRQYDVSDPQRPRLTGQLFLGGSIVKGGPVQVLEDQELKSQPEPLVVKGKRVAGGPQMIQLSLDGKRLYVTTSLYSAWDKQFYPDLIREGSVMLQVDVDTVKGGLKLNPNFLVDFGKEPLGPALAHELRYPGGDCSSDIWI
- the SELENBP1 gene encoding methanethiol oxidase isoform X3, coding for MKGPREEIVYLPCIYRNTGTEAPDYLATVDVDPKSPQYCQVIHRLPMPNLKDELHHSGWNTCSSCFGDSSKSRTKLVLPSLISSRIYVVDVGSEPRAPKLHKVIEPKDIHAKCELAFLHTSHCLASGEVMISSLGDLKGNGKGGFVLLDGETFEVKGTWERPGGAAPLGYDFWYQPRHNVMISTEWAAPNVLRDGFNPADVEAGLYGSHLYVWDWQRHEIVQTLSLKDGLIPLEIRFLHNPDAAQGFVGCALSSTIQRFYKNEGGTWSVEKVIQVPPKKVKGWLLPEMPGLITDILLSLDDRFLYFSNWLHGDLRQYDVSDPQRPRLTGQLFLGGSIVKGGPVQVLEDQELKSQPEPLVVKGKRVAGGPQMIQLSLDGKRLYVTTSLYSAWDKQFYPDLIREGSVMLQVDVDTVKGGLKLNPNFLVDFGKEPLGPALAHELRYPGGDCSSDIWI
- the SELENBP1 gene encoding methanethiol oxidase isoform X5 — translated: MATKCGNCGPGYSTPLEAMKGPREEIVYLPCIYRNTGTEAPDYLATVDVDPKSPQYCQVIEPKDIHAKCELAFLHTSHCLASGEVMISSLGDLKGNGKGGFVLLDGETFEVKGTWERPGGAAPLGYDFWYQPRHNVMISTEWAAPNVLRDGFNPADVEAGLYGSHLYVWDWQRHEIVQTLSLKDGLIPLEIRFLHNPDAAQGFVGCALSSTIQRFYKNEGGTWSVEKVIQVPPKKVKGWLLPEMPGLITDILLSLDDRFLYFSNWLHGDLRQYDVSDPQRPRLTGQLFLGGSIVKGGPVQVLEDQELKSQPEPLVVKGKRVAGGPQMIQLSLDGKRLYVTTSLYSAWDKQFYPDLIREGSVMLQVDVDTVKGGLKLNPNFLVDFGKEPLGPALAHELRYPGGDCSSDIWI
- the SELENBP1 gene encoding methanethiol oxidase isoform X4, which encodes MLQDVGREPSPSSVAQPMCPIASTATKCGNCGPGYSTPLEAMKGPREEIVYLPCIYRNTGTEAPDYLATVDVDPKSPQYCQVIEPKDIHAKCELAFLHTSHCLASGEVMISSLGDLKGNGKGGFVLLDGETFEVKGTWERPGGAAPLGYDFWYQPRHNVMISTEWAAPNVLRDGFNPADVEAGLYGSHLYVWDWQRHEIVQTLSLKDGLIPLEIRFLHNPDAAQGFVGCALSSTIQRFYKNEGGTWSVEKVIQVPPKKVKGWLLPEMPGLITDILLSLDDRFLYFSNWLHGDLRQYDVSDPQRPRLTGQLFLGGSIVKGGPVQVLEDQELKSQPEPLVVKGKRVAGGPQMIQLSLDGKRLYVTTSLYSAWDKQFYPDLIREGSVMLQVDVDTVKGGLKLNPNFLVDFGKEPLGPALAHELRYPGGDCSSDIWI